In the Drosophila biarmipes strain raj3 chromosome X, RU_DBia_V1.1, whole genome shotgun sequence genome, one interval contains:
- the LOC108023463 gene encoding beta-1,3-galactosyltransferase 5 yields MRMRGRRLLPLILSLLLIVLLSLCYFSGHLRDSSESPADQFLLHLPAEAEDEPAQPQPQPQPLSRPANPLLNLTDFQYLLASNVCRTAERELLAVLIVTSYAGHDALRSAHRQAIPQSKLAEMGLQRVFLLAALPARERFISQEQLASEQRRFGDLVQGNFVEDYRNLSYKHVMGLKWAAQECRHHAKFIIKLDDDIIYDVFHLRRYLEALEVGQPGLATSSTLLSGYVLDAKPPIRLRANKWYVSKKEYPHALYPAYLSGWMYVTNVPTAERMAAEAERAAFFWIDDTWLTGVVRTRLGIPLERHNDWFSANAEFIDCCVRDLKQHSYECEYSVGPNGGDDRLLVEFLHNVEKCYFDECVKRPAGKSLKETCVAAAKSRAPEHGLAEVKPLRLR; encoded by the exons ATGCGCATGCGCGGACGAAGATTGCTTCCGCTTATCCTGTCGCTGCTCCTGATCGTCCTGCTGAGCCTGTGCTACTTCTCGGGCCACCTGCGCGATTCCAGCGAGTCCCCCGCGGACCAGTTCCTGCTGCACCTGCCCGCCGAGGCGGAGGATGAGCCAGCTCAGCcacagccgcagccgcagccccTGTCCAGGCCAGCCAATCCTCTGCTGAATCTCACGGACTTCCAGTACCTGCTGGCCAGCAATGTGTGCCGCACGGCGGAAAGGGAGCTCCTGG CCGTCCTGATAGTCACCTCCTATGCCGGGCACGATGCCCTGCGCTCGGCCCACCGCCAGGCCATTCCGCAGAGCAAGCTGGCCGAGATGGGCCTGCAGCGGGTCTTCCTCCTGGCCGCGCTGCCTGCGCGCGAGCGGTTCATCAGCCAGGAGCAGCTGGCCAGCGAGCAGCGGCGCTTCGGGGACCTCGTCCAGGGCAACTTCGTCGAGGACTATCGCAATCTGAGCTACAAACACGTCATGGGCCTCAAGTGGGCCGCGCAGGAGTGCAGGCACCACGCCAAGTTCATCATCAAGCTGGACGACGACATCATCTACGACGTCTTCCACCTGCGCAGGTACCTGGAGGCCCTGGAAGTGGGCCAGCCCGGACTGGCCACCTCCAGCACCCTGCTGTCGGGCTACGTGCTGGATGCCAAGCCGCCGATTCGCCTGCGGGCGAACAAGTGGTATGTCAGCAAGAAGGAGTATCCGCATGCCCTGTACCCCGCCTATTTGTCCGGCTGGATGTACGTGACCAATGTGCCGACGGCCGAGAGGATGGCCGCCGAGGCGGAGAGGGCCGCCTTCTTCTGGATCGACGACACCTGGCTGACGGGGGTGGTGCGCACCCGCCTGGGCATTCCGCTGGAGCGGCACAACGACTGGTTCTCCGCCAACGCGGAGTTCATCGACTGCTGTGTCCGGGATCTCAAGCAGCACAGCTACGAGTGCGAGTACTCGGTGGGACCCAACGGCGGCGACGACCGCCTGCTCGTGGAGTTCCTGCACAACGTGGAGAAGTGCTACTTCGACGAGTGCGTCAAGCGGCCGGCGGGCAAGTCGCTCAAGGAGACCTGCGTGGCGGCGGCCAAGTCGCGGGCGCCGGAGCACGGTTTGGCTGAGGTGAAGCCACTGCGGCTGAGGTGA
- the LOC108023716 gene encoding uncharacterized protein LOC108023716: protein MQSAESRRNPNRSSAHMGLHMGPLLLSAVLVLLVAMPGQTSARMAFEKLTDFDFPGNTYYSVKNLSLYECQGWCREEADCQAAAFSFVVNPLSPSQETHCQLQNDSSAANPTAAPQRSANMYYMVKLQLRSENVCHRPWSFERVPNKVIRGLDNALIYTSTKEACLSACLNERRFVCRSVEYDYNNMKCVLSDSDRRSSGQFVQLVDAQGTDYFENLCLKPAQACKNTRSFGNAQKMGVSEEKVAQYVGLHYYTDKELQVTSESACRLACEIESEFLCRSFLYLGQPQGAQYNCRLYHLDHKTLPDGPSTYLNHERPLIDHGEPIGQYFENQCEKAAGSGAGTPPGTLDKIDTLPVSLDTIEDPNLTNLTRNDVNCDKTGTCYDVSVHCKDTRIAVQVRTNKPFNGRIYALGRSETCNIDVINSDAFRLDLTMAGQDCNTQSVTGVYSNTVVLQHHSVVMTKADKIYKVKCTYDMSSKNITFGMMPIRDPEMIHINSSPEAPPPRIRILDTRQREVETVRIGDRLNFRIEIPEDTPYGIFARSCVAMAKDARTSFKIIDDDGCPTDPTIFPGFTADGNALQSTYEAFRFTESYGVIFQCNVKYCLGPCEPAVCEWNMESFESLGRRRRRSIESNETKSEDDMNISQEILVLDFGDEKREFFKADPSTDFAKDKTVTIIEPCPTKTSVLALAVTCALMILLYISTLFCYYMKKWMQPHKIVA, encoded by the exons ATGCAGTCAGCCGAGAGTAGGAGAAATCCCAACCGATCGTCGGCGCACATGGGCCTCCACATGGGTCCGCTGCTCCTCTCCGCCGTGCTGGTCCTCCTGGTGGCCATGCCCGGCCAAACCAGTGCCCGCATGGCCTTCGAGAAGCTGACGGACTTCGATTTCCCCGGCAACACGTACTACAGCGTGAAGAACCTGTCCCTGTACGAGTGCCAGGGATGGTGTCGCGAGGAGGCCGATTGCCAGGCGGCGGCCTTCAGCTTCGTGGTGAATCCCCTGTCGCCATCGCAGGAGACCCACTGCCAGCTGCAGAACGACTCCTCGGCGGCCAACCCGACGGCAGCCCCGCAAAGGAGCGCCAACATGTACTACATGGTGAAGCTGCAGCTGCGCAGCGAGAACGTCTGCCACCGTCCGTGGAGCTTCGAGCGGGTGCCCAACAAGGTGATCCGCGGCCTGGACAACGCCCTGATCTACACCAGCACCAAGGAGGCCTGCCTGTCCGCCTGCCTCAACGAGCGGCGCTTCGTCTGCCGCTCTGTGGAGTACGACTACAACAACATGAAGTGCGTGCTCAGCGACTCCGACCGACGCAGCTCCGGCCAGTTCGTCCAGCTGGTGGATGCCCAGGGCACGGACTACTTTGAGAACCTCTGCCTGAAGCCCGCCCAGGCCTGCAAGAACACCCGGTCCTTTGGCAATGCCCAGAAGATGGGCGTCTCCGAGGAGAAGGTGGCCCAGTACGTGGGTCTGCACTACTACACCGACAAGGAACTGCAGGTGACCTCCGAGTCCGCCTGCCGCCTGGCCTGTGAGATCGAGTCCGAGTTCCTGTGCCGCTCCTTCCTGTACCTGGGCCAGCCCCAGGGAGCCCAGTACAACTGCCGGCTGTACCACTTGGATCACAAGACCCTGCCCGACGGCCCCTCCACCTACCTGAACCACGAGCGCCCGCTGATCGATCACGGCGAGCCCATTGGCCAGTACTTTGAGAACCAGTGCGAGAAGGCCGCCGGCTCGGGAGCTGGTACTCCGCCCGGAACGCTCGACAAGATCGACACCCTGCCCGTTAGCCTGGACACCATTGAAGACCCCAACCTGACCAACCTGACCCGCAACGACGTCAACTGCGACAAGACCGGAACTTGCTACGACG TTTCCGTGCACTGCAAGGACACCAGGATTGCCGTGCAGGTGCGCACCAACAAGCCCTTCAATGGACGTATCTACGCTCTGGGTCGCTCGGAGACCTGCAACATCGATGTCATCAACTCGGACGCCTTCCGCTTGGATCTGACCATGGCTGGACAGGATTGCAACACCCAGAGTGTG ACTGGCGTCTACTCCAACACAGTGGTCCTGCAGCACCACAGCGTGGTGATGACCAAGGCCGACAAGATCTACAAGGTGAAGTGCACGTACGACATGAGCTCCAAGAACATCACCTTCGGCATGATGCCCATCCGCGACCCAGAGATGATCCACATCAACTCCTCGCCGGAGGCCCCACCACCAAGGATCCGCATCCTGGACACACGACAGCGCGAGGTGGAGACTGTGCGCATTGGAGATCGCCTCAACTTCCGCATCGAGATCCCCGAAGACA CTCCTTATGGCATCTTTGCTCGATCCTGCGTGGCCATGGCCAAGGACGCCCGCACCAGCTTCAAGATCATCGACGACGACGGCTGCCCCACCGATCCCACCATCTTCCCCGGCTTCACCGCCGACGGCAATGCCCTGCAGTCCACATACGAGGCCTTCCGCTTCACGGAGAGCTACGGTGTCATCTTCCAGTGCAATGTCAAGTACTGCCTGGGTCCCTGTGAGCCGGCTGTGTGCGAATGGAACATGGAGTCCTTTGAGTCCCTGGGCAGGAGGCGTCGTCGTTCCATCGAGAG CAATGAGACCAAGAGCGAGGACGATATGAACATCTCCCAGGAGATTCTGGTCCTGGACTTTGGCGATGAGAAGCGCGAGTTCTTCAAGGCAGATCCCAGCACGGACTTTGCCAAAG ACAAAACGGTCACCATCATCGAGCCCTGCCCCACGAAGACATCGGTGCTGGCCCTCGCGGTCACCTGCGCGCTGATGATCCTGCTCTACATCTCCACCTTGTTCTGCTACTACATGAAGAAGTGGATGCAGCCCCACAAGATCGTAGCATAA